The nucleotide sequence TCCCCATGCGCTTCGATACCCTTACCCAGATCGAGGATCGCTTCCGTACGGAAGCCGCTTCCGCGCTCAAACCTTTTTCCCTGCCCGTTCCCGGCGAAAACCTGACTCTGAAAGGTACCCTGTTTAAACCCAATCGAAGCGATTACTACTACGAGTCGGCGCATCCCAAGCAACGCATTGTCCTGCACTTTACAGCGGGCAACGTCCGTTCAGACATGCTCACCCTAACTCAGCAGGGCCGCCATGTGTCGGTACCTTTCGTCATTGCCCGGGATGGTACCATCTACCAATTGTTTCCCTCCAAATTCTGGTCGGGGCATCTGGGGGCAGGGGTGGGCAACTCGGGTACCGGCAATGCGCAGGACAAGGCTACGATCGGCATAGAGCTGTCTAACTACGGATTTTTGATGCCCAAGGACGGAAATCTGGAAACGATCTATTCTCGACTCAGAGATTCCAATACCGGCAAAATTGGCCCCGTGGACCTATATACTTCGCTGGCCAACACCCAGGCTTATACCAAAATTGACCATCCCTTCCGTGAGCAAAGTCACTACGCCAGCTACACGCCCGAGCAGCTCGACAGCCTGATCATCCTGCTAAGGTACCTTACGGCGAAGTACAATATTCCCCGGCAGTTTCTACCGCCCGAGAAACGCTATACTACGAATTCGGATGTAGTCAATTTCAAAGGAATTGTTTCGCACATCAACTACCGTAGCAGCGGCAAGTGGGACATCGGCCCGGCTTTCGACTGGAAAACTGTCATTACTGGCGTACAGGTACCCACCTACCTTGCCCGCTCGGTTCAGGAAACTTCCGTTGCTCGGGGAATGGGTACTATACTAACTTCGGAAGAGGAAATCGAAGCACAATTCCCCGCGAGTCGGGAAATAACAGCTCCTGAGGAGGAAGCTACCGACAATGAAGGCTACAATCCCAACGACTACGACGAAAAACCAGTACTGGACGACGACCGTACGGCTTCAAAAAAGAAAGTATACGCGCTGCTGGTGGGCATCAACAACTACGCCCGGGTGAGAAAACTAGGGGGCTGCCTCAACGATGTCGCGGCGGTGCGAAGGTACCTCGAATCGAATACGGACTTTGATGCCATAATTGAAGAACTCACTGATGCTGACGCGACCCGACAGGGCGTGGCCGAGGGTTTCAGAAACTTTCTGAGCCAGGCAGACCAGGACGATACCGTACTATTTTACTACTCAGGCCACGGTACCCAGGAAACGGCCGATGCGATCTGGGACGAAACGGATGACGCTCTGGAATGCATTGTGTGCTATGACGGGGGTACCACGAAGACGTCCCAGTTTCTGCTTACGGATAAGGAGCTCCGTTTCCTGATCCACGAGCTATCGGAGAAAACCAAAGCCCACATCGTCACGATTTTCGATTGCTGCCACTCGGGTGATAACACCCGCAACGCGGGCGCCACCGAAGCCAACTACCCCGACCGGAACGAGCGCCGGGTCACCGACAAAGCGGGTAATGCCTTTCCCAAACGGGACTGGGATGAGTTTTTGTTCAGCGACACTATTAAAAAGGACTCGGTGAATGGGAAGAAGCCCGCCGATTTTCTGCCTCAGGGTACCCACGTGCAGATGGCCGCCTGTGAGTCGGATCAAGTGGCGCTGGAGATCGCCCGAGAGGGCGTTTTTACCAAAACCCTGCTCAAAATGCTTACCGATAGCGGCGGGAATATTTCGTACAATACCCTGCGCAGCCGTATCCGGCAATATATGCGGGCGGGCTTCGAGCAAACGCCTCGCGTGTACCTGCCCACTAATGCCGGGAAACTCTTGAACGCAGGATTTCTGAACCGCCGGATCGACCCGCAGAAAATGATCTGCGAAGGCACTCAGGACAAAAATGGTACCTGGCAATTGAATGTGGGGGCCATTCACGGCGTAAAATCCACCTCTGATATTACTTTGTTTGATCCGGACGATCTCCAAAAAACGTTCAAGGCCAAAGTACGCAAAGGAGGTGTATTTGTGGACTATACACTGCTTAACGTAATCGGATTGGACGACGATACAATCTACAAAGCCGAAGTGGCGGGCCTCCTGACGCAGGAACTGGTACTCGAAGTGGAGAACCACGATGGTACCCTCAAAGAGGCAAATGAGCTCACCGACGAGCTCCTGAAAAATGCCAGCGGCGGATTTTCGTTCGGGGGAGAAAAAGAGGCCAAAGCAGAGAAAGATTCTGGGAAGGCTAAACCGGCCGATTATACACTGCACATACGCAGCGGCGAAATGTACCTCACCCGGCCTGGTGATCCCTACCGGCCACTGATCCGCCCGATTCAATACGTACAGGATGAGGGTACCAAGGACACCACATCGGTGCTTGCCAATTTACAACACGTGTCGCGCTGGCATTTTATCAAAAACTTGAAAAATGAGGATAAACCCTCAGATTTTCCGGTCCAGCCGCTTACCGTTGAACTGAGCCGGATACAGGCCGACGGTACCTCTACGCCCATCAACCTAGCCAACGACACTGCTGAACTGGATTACGAAAAGGTTGGTAACGACTGGAAAGGTACCATTCAGATCAAAGTCACCAATGCTACCGCGCAGGATTTGTATTTCTGCGCCGCCTACCTCAGCAAGGAATTCCAGTGCTTTCTGGATTTTCTGCCCCAGCGGGTACAGCTGCTGGAAGCGGGCAAATCGCTATTCCTAGGGCCTAATGGTAAAGACCGTATCAACCTCAAATTGGGTACCGTCGAACGGGAATATAACTGGCCCCAAACGGAGGAAGCACTAAAATTTATCATCAGTACTAAGGAATTCGTCGCCGAAGCCCTCACGCTGGAAGAATTGCCCAAGCCTCTGACCAGCGGTGACCGAAGGAAAGATCTGAAAGACAGGACAAGAGGATTTGATACAGAAGAAGACAAACCCCTCGAATTCTCTGGCTGGGGTACCCAAACCCTGAATTTGGTGTTCAGAAACCCGATGTTCAACCACATTCCGGCCACTACCTTGAAAGCTCTGCTCGATTGGGACGAAACCGCCTACTTCGCCGCCGGGCTCTACTGCGACGTGGAATCGGACGCAACCGGGCAACCCATCATTTGGAAATTGAAAAAAGGGTTGGTGGTACCTGAAGACGAAAGGAATCTGTTCGACGATATCAAACTTTGGCTGGGTAATCAGGTTGAAACGGCCCAGCGCCGCAAGCGTTACCGGAATCTCAAGAAAGATCCCGCCCGCCTGCGCATCGTGGCCGAGGGGGATTCGTGGTTTCAGTATCCCATTCTGTTGCAGGATACGCTCGATCAGCTCTACAAATGCTACGCCATCCGCAGCTTTGCTGAGGCTGGGGATACGCTTAAAAATTATGTAAAGAAAAAGAGTACCTGGATGCGATTGAAGAAGAAGGGGCAAAAGTTTTCCTGGTGAGTGGCGGCGGTAATGACGTGCTGGGTGATGAATTTCAGTTCTTCCTGCGCGAGGTACCCGATCCAGCCGATGCTACCCCCAAGAGGTACCTGAACGAGAAATTCTTCGACACCATGGCCACGCTGTCTAGCCAGTACGACGACATGTTCACCGAGCTGCTGGATCGGTATAAGGATCTGCATATCATGGTGCACTGCTACGACTTTATTATTCCGGTGGATACCGAAAATCCCGCCAATAAAAAGAAACAGAGCTGGAGCGGCAAACACATGATTGCCAAAAAGATCGGTCCGCAGGACGAGCGGGAAAAATTGATCCACTTCATTCTGGACGAGTTTGCCCGGCGGCTCACCGATCTCGTCAGCAAACCGAAATTCAAAGGGAAGGTCACTTTTGTGGACACGCGCGGTCTGGTAGACCGCAATACCTGGTTTGACGAAATCCATCCGACCAATCCGGGATTTCAACTGGTGGGGGACAAATTTATCCGCGAGATTGAGCAGGTTCGGAAACAGGTGGATTTTTAGGGTAAATTCGATACCACCATGCTTTATGAAGTTTAGAAGGTACCCCTAAGCCAGACCAGTTTATTTCGACCTCATTCTCAGATTAATGAGCTGAGAATGAGGTCGAAGATGGTTATAAAAAAACATCGCCATGTACCGCCCCGTCGTTTTGTCCTATTTCGCCCAAAGTGGAGATACGGAGAAAGACTATCTCCAATTCCTGGAAGACGAGTACGAATCCATTGCCGAAGCCTGGGAGCAGTACCAGATTCAAGAGGGTTCGGATCGGTACTTTGAAGTAGATTTTCCAGCGCGGGGTAGTGCCGACGGCGACAAGGTGGCCGAGGATATCCGCAACTACAAGCATCGCCTCATTATTTTTCATTTCAGCGGCCACGCCATGAGCCAGCACCTTCTTTTTAAGGATGGCGCCAGCAACGCCCGTGGGCTCGCCGGCCTGCTGGGCGAGGCACAGAATCTCAAACTGGTGGTACTGAACGGTTGCGCTACCTACGACCAGGTTAAGCTGCTTTTTGACAATAACGTCAAAATCGTGGTGGCTACTAAAGGAAAAGTAAGCGACGGAGTAGCCCGGGAATTTGCCGAAACATTTTATAAGGCCCTCGCCACTACGACCTACACCATTCGTGGTGCCTTTGAGCACAGCCTGAACGAATTGAAATGGAAGCACGACCATTTTGCTTCTGTATCGACCGAGCCCATCGTGTGGCGGGGGCTGGTCACCGAAGCAGAAGAGGATCGCGATCGATGGGAATTATTTGTCAAAGAAAAGTACCAGCAGGAAATTGACCGGCAGGAATGGTGGAAAATCCGCTTGGCCAGCCCCACCCGAAAAGACCTCGCTGTGGGGAATTCACCCTGGGACAAAGCCATGAGTTTCCTTATTTTGGTGCTCTGTCTGCTGGGTATCTCAATTCTGGTGTATGCCGTTTTTTTTATACACGATTACGTACTTTCCTTCGTCGGGCTGGCGGCGGTCTTCTCGTCGTACTTCGGCCTTAAGAACCAGCAGCGGTATAAAACCGTAGAATTGAACTCCGTACTGGCCGATGACGAAGTAATCCGGAGAATGAAACTATTCGCCTAAACCCTGCCCAAGATGAAGGAAGAGCTGAACTACTCGGAAGAAGTAAAGCGAGAGCTTCTCAGTGAAATTGCCTCCATGAAAAGACAGAGCGTTTTCTCTCTGATTTTCGCGATCATGTGTGTGGTCGGGATGGTGTACCTATTCTACCGGCTCCGCGCAAGCAACAGAAAGCTTACAGAAGCCAAAGAGAAACTAGCCCAGCAAAATGTCGTGCTGGAAGAACAAAAGGCAAGTCTCACTACTTTCAAAAATGAACTGGATGCCTGGCGGATGTCTTTGTTAGAGGTCGATTCGATCCCGGCTTCCGTGGCCGAACCGGAGGCGGCTTCCGCATCGGGCGATTTTGTCCAGACTGTAGATTCGGTACCAGTAATTGAGCGGCCGACTACCCGAATACGAAGATTTCAGAACAGAAGCCGTCTCCAAAATGGTACGGAGAATGCCTCACTTGAAGATCCGGGCGAGGTACCTTCGCCGGCATCAGAGATTGCACTCGATAGGCCGACCGTGGTATACGAAGCCAAGGCACAGCAGTACAGTCTTAAGAAGCAGGAAGCGATTTCTGCAACCCCTTTTTTCGGCTACATCATCTATATTCAGGATGCGACGAGGCGGCAGGCATCGGATGAACTGCTAAAAATATTGAAAGAGAAAGGCGCCATTGTCCCTGCGATCCAGTCCAAAAACCTACCGCCCCGGTTCCCTACCTCGATCAAATATTTTCACCCCCAGGACGAGAAAAACGCCGAAGCAGTCAGAAATCTTTTGCTAACGGTTTTGGTCAAAGACAAAGAGGGTCAAACCAAGCTGGAAATTCCTGTCACTTACATTTCCAACGCCAAAGTTTCGCTTGGACAGCTGGAAGTGTGGATCGGCGAAAAGTAAGCCATGCTGGCCGACAATGGGTCAAATTACCCATGCGATTACGTACGGCTTTGCAAAAGCTTTTCGTTTACGGATGGGGCTACTATATCATCCTGCGTAAATCCAAAAAGATGCGGGGTTAGCGACACCTTTTGTGTATCTTTGCGGTTTATTTCTCAGAGGTACCTTGAAAATAGTTAACGCAGGGATTTGATTCCCATTCATTTACGCTACTGATATACATGGAAATAGTAATAATGGCCGGACAACTCATACTGGGGTTGTCTATTTTGGTAGGATTACATGAACTGGGCCATTTGCTGACGGCCAAGATGTTCGGCATGCGGGTCGAAAAGTACTTCATTGGTTTTCCGCCCAAAATCTGGAGTATTCAGCGGGGCGAAACCGAATATGGCATAGGAGCTATTCCGTTGGGAGGCTTTGTGAAAATATCCGGCATGATCGATGAGTCGCTCGATACCAAGCAGATGACCAACGAACCAGAGCCGTGGGAGTTCCGGGCTAAGCCCGCCTGGCAGCGGCTGATTGTTATGCTGGGGGAATCATCGTTAATATCGTGGTGGGCATTGTTATTTTCATTGCCATTGCCTACCAGCAGGGAGATAGTTTCCTGTCCAAAGAAGAGATGAACCGGTACGGTATCGTGGCCGGTCCGCTGGCGCAGGAAATCGGCCTCCGCACAGGTGACAAGATTGTAGCTGTAAACGGAAAAGATTTCAAGAATTACAACGAAGTCATAAGTTCCGATGTATTCCTGGGCAGCAATAGCTACTATACGGTTGATCGTAACGGTGAGCGGGTAGACATCGATGTACCCAATAGTTTTATTGAGCAACTTTCGGATTCCGAGCAGCGCGGCAGCTTCATCCGGCCCATTGAGCCCTTCAGCATTGGCGAAATTGTGGCAGGCTTACCAGCCGAAAAAGCGGGCTTAAAGGCAGGTGACCGCATCGTGGCCATTAACGGAAAGCCCATCCGGTATTTTCATCAGTTGCAGCAGGCACTGGATTCCCTTAAAGGTACCACGGCTTCATTGGCTGTGCAGAGGAGCGGGAGCAATGTGATGATTCCCGTGCCGGTCATGGAGGATGGTACCATTGGGTTCCGATCCAAAAGTGAGCTCAATTACAGCACCATAGATTACACGTTCCCCGAAGCGGTTGTGGTGGGTACGCAGGATGCCTTTGGGGTGGTGTACAATAACA is from Salmonirosea aquatica and encodes:
- a CDS encoding caspase family protein, giving the protein MRFDTLTQIEDRFRTEAASALKPFSLPVPGENLTLKGTLFKPNRSDYYYESAHPKQRIVLHFTAGNVRSDMLTLTQQGRHVSVPFVIARDGTIYQLFPSKFWSGHLGAGVGNSGTGNAQDKATIGIELSNYGFLMPKDGNLETIYSRLRDSNTGKIGPVDLYTSLANTQAYTKIDHPFREQSHYASYTPEQLDSLIILLRYLTAKYNIPRQFLPPEKRYTTNSDVVNFKGIVSHINYRSSGKWDIGPAFDWKTVITGVQVPTYLARSVQETSVARGMGTILTSEEEIEAQFPASREITAPEEEATDNEGYNPNDYDEKPVLDDDRTASKKKVYALLVGINNYARVRKLGGCLNDVAAVRRYLESNTDFDAIIEELTDADATRQGVAEGFRNFLSQADQDDTVLFYYSGHGTQETADAIWDETDDALECIVCYDGGTTKTSQFLLTDKELRFLIHELSEKTKAHIVTIFDCCHSGDNTRNAGATEANYPDRNERRVTDKAGNAFPKRDWDEFLFSDTIKKDSVNGKKPADFLPQGTHVQMAACESDQVALEIAREGVFTKTLLKMLTDSGGNISYNTLRSRIRQYMRAGFEQTPRVYLPTNAGKLLNAGFLNRRIDPQKMICEGTQDKNGTWQLNVGAIHGVKSTSDITLFDPDDLQKTFKAKVRKGGVFVDYTLLNVIGLDDDTIYKAEVAGLLTQELVLEVENHDGTLKEANELTDELLKNASGGFSFGGEKEAKAEKDSGKAKPADYTLHIRSGEMYLTRPGDPYRPLIRPIQYVQDEGTKDTTSVLANLQHVSRWHFIKNLKNEDKPSDFPVQPLTVELSRIQADGTSTPINLANDTAELDYEKVGNDWKGTIQIKVTNATAQDLYFCAAYLSKEFQCFLDFLPQRVQLLEAGKSLFLGPNGKDRINLKLGTVEREYNWPQTEEALKFIISTKEFVAEALTLEELPKPLTSGDRRKDLKDRTRGFDTEEDKPLEFSGWGTQTLNLVFRNPMFNHIPATTLKALLDWDETAYFAAGLYCDVESDATGQPIIWKLKKGLVVPEDERNLFDDIKLWLGNQVETAQRRKRYRNLKKDPARLRIVAEGDSWFQYPILLQDTLDQLYKCYAIRSFAEAGDTLKNYVKKKSTWMRLKKKGQKFSW
- a CDS encoding SGNH/GDSL hydrolase family protein, yielding MSGGGNDVLGDEFQFFLREVPDPADATPKRYLNEKFFDTMATLSSQYDDMFTELLDRYKDLHIMVHCYDFIIPVDTENPANKKKQSWSGKHMIAKKIGPQDEREKLIHFILDEFARRLTDLVSKPKFKGKVTFVDTRGLVDRNTWFDEIHPTNPGFQLVGDKFIREIEQVRKQVDF